In Elaeis guineensis isolate ETL-2024a chromosome 1, EG11, whole genome shotgun sequence, a genomic segment contains:
- the LOC105036333 gene encoding uncharacterized protein produces MKLDKELFHPSHPQHKLKSEYTEIPFRCDGCKEAGIGLKYKCDACDFDLHKACALAPSMISHHFYKKCEFRFYSKPPGPVMRVCDACRKDVFGFVYHCMRCDFDLHPCCANLPHCLDDGERNFYLSLRVSSICLRCGGKGLGWSYRSDCKNYTLHVSCVKELLAESWQAIHLNLDRNKVRDIQTKIPSLRGPMQSHHRGRLGKVERCGQIAGSAVRIIISAILGDPTAIIAAIVGGFIAK; encoded by the coding sequence ATGAAGCTAGACAAAGAGCTCTTCCACCCAAGCCATCCACAACATAAGCTCAAGAGCGAGTACACCGAGATCCCCTTTCGCTGCGATGGCTGCAAGGAAGCAGGCATAGGCCTCAAGTACAAATGTGATGCATGCGACTTCGACCTACACAAAGCTTGTGCCCTTGCACCAAGCATGATCTCACACCACTTCTACAAGAAATGCGAGTTCCGCTTCTATAGCAAACCTCCTGGTCCTGTCATGAGAGTTTGCGATGCATGTAGGAAAGatgtttttggctttgtttatcaCTGCATGAGATGTGATTTCGATCTCCATCCATGCTGTGCCAACCTCCCACATTGCCTTGATGATGGAGAAAGAAATTTCTACCTTAGCCTAAGGGTTTCAAGCATTTGCCTCAGATGTGGGGGCAAAGGATTGGGCTGGTCCTATAGGTCAGATTGCAAGAACTACACACTTCATGTATCATGTGTGAAGGAGCTACTAGCGGAGAGTTGGCAAGCTATACATCTGAACTTGGACAGGAATAAGGTTAGGGATATACAAACTAAGATTCCAAGCCTGAGGGGCCCAATGCAGAGCCACCACAGGGGGAGGCTGGGGAAGGTTGAGAGGTGCGGCCAGATTGCAGGCAGTGCTGTGCGTATCATCATCTCTGCTATATTGGGAGATCCGACAGCTATAATTGCAGCAATAGTTGGAGGATTTATAGCCAAGTAG